In the genome of Salinirussus salinus, one region contains:
- a CDS encoding winged helix-turn-helix transcriptional regulator, translating into MSGPRERIRDHVDAHPGVHFNALVRELDLAPGQVQHHLKRLTPDAVVAEPLYGRTHYYPPEYDAWERGALAVLRRETARDILGVLAAEGESAPAAVADDLGIARSTLEWHLDHLLEQDLVEKRYDERGRVTLSLSRPAETAALLATVEPSVPDRLVDRFTRLVDSFFDPE; encoded by the coding sequence GTGAGCGGCCCGCGGGAGCGCATCCGGGACCACGTCGACGCCCATCCTGGCGTCCACTTCAACGCCCTGGTCCGGGAGCTGGACCTCGCGCCCGGCCAGGTCCAGCACCACCTCAAGCGGCTCACTCCCGACGCGGTCGTCGCCGAGCCGCTGTACGGCCGCACCCACTACTACCCCCCGGAGTACGACGCCTGGGAGCGGGGGGCGCTGGCGGTCCTGCGACGGGAGACCGCCCGCGACATCCTGGGCGTGCTCGCCGCCGAAGGGGAGAGCGCGCCGGCGGCCGTCGCCGACGACCTCGGGATCGCCCGGAGCACGCTGGAGTGGCACCTCGACCACCTCCTCGAGCAGGACCTCGTCGAGAAGCGTTACGACGAGCGCGGCCGGGTCACGCTGTCGCTCTCCCGGCCGGCCGAGACCGCGGCGCTGCTGGCGACCGTCGAGCCGTCCGTACCCGACCGGCTGGTCGACCGGTTCACGCGGCTGGTCGACAGCTTCTTCGACCCGGAGTAG
- a CDS encoding DUF7471 family protein codes for MVSHAATVADATAVPRADALSLADAVPLHAGGGVASDPPWVLAVVALATVATAALLGLTFAAYVRRKSRSYLLVVAAVAALLARSVVAGVTFAGMVSPAGHHLLEHGLDVVLVGLVVGAVYYARTVEREGAAT; via the coding sequence ATGGTCTCGCACGCAGCCACGGTCGCAGACGCGACCGCGGTCCCGCGCGCCGACGCGCTGTCGCTCGCGGACGCGGTGCCGCTACACGCCGGCGGGGGAGTGGCGTCGGACCCGCCGTGGGTACTGGCGGTCGTCGCCCTCGCGACGGTAGCGACGGCGGCCCTGCTCGGGCTCACCTTCGCCGCCTACGTCCGCCGGAAGTCCCGGTCGTACCTGCTGGTCGTCGCCGCGGTGGCAGCGCTTCTGGCCCGGTCAGTCGTCGCCGGGGTCACCTTCGCCGGGATGGTCTCGCCGGCCGGTCACCACCTGCTCGAACACGGGCTGGACGTGGTGCTGGTCGGACTGGTCGTCGGCGCCGTCTACTACGCCCGGACCGTCGAACGCGAGGGGGCCGCGACGTGA
- a CDS encoding DUF7350 domain-containing protein, with product MDRRTFLRAGAGVSALSLAGCAGLLESRATGNAPVPENRPDGIYVPGHVEGTGMVDTGERGDFAAGLMYSYAHRFWTVTGDTVERTSIEDGDDVHLMASIWDPETRTVLPETGLSLEILRDGSLVSEEVIYPMLSQPMGFHYGANFGLDGDGSYTVRLSVGGVSTRRTGSFRDRFGEPTTIDIPFEYSRSARDELAYEVLDRGGEPGAVDPNAMEMMPDSFAPAVEDLPGTVLGSGRSNGAVLVATALDSPPAGVEGEGAYLAVSARTRYNRMVVPAMGLAGAVRRDGEPVFDGELVRTLDPDLGYHYGAVVDGVESGDELTLTPTTQPQTARHEGYETAFGGLQGGMEPVTLSA from the coding sequence ATGGACCGCCGGACGTTCCTCCGCGCCGGCGCGGGGGTGAGTGCGCTGTCGCTCGCTGGCTGTGCCGGTCTCCTCGAGAGTCGCGCGACGGGCAACGCCCCAGTCCCCGAGAACCGCCCCGACGGGATATACGTCCCCGGCCACGTCGAGGGCACGGGGATGGTCGACACGGGCGAGCGCGGCGACTTCGCCGCGGGCCTGATGTACAGCTACGCCCACCGCTTCTGGACCGTCACCGGCGACACCGTCGAGCGCACCTCCATCGAGGACGGCGACGACGTCCACCTGATGGCGAGCATCTGGGACCCCGAGACCCGGACCGTCCTCCCCGAAACCGGGCTCTCGCTCGAGATCCTCCGGGACGGGTCGCTGGTCTCCGAGGAAGTCATCTATCCGATGCTCTCCCAGCCCATGGGCTTTCACTACGGCGCGAACTTCGGGCTCGACGGCGACGGGAGCTACACCGTGCGCCTCTCGGTCGGCGGTGTCTCGACCCGGCGGACCGGGAGCTTCCGGGACCGCTTCGGCGAGCCGACGACCATCGACATCCCCTTCGAGTACAGCCGGTCCGCCCGGGACGAACTCGCCTACGAGGTGCTGGACCGCGGGGGTGAACCCGGCGCGGTCGACCCCAACGCGATGGAGATGATGCCCGACTCCTTCGCCCCGGCCGTCGAGGACCTCCCCGGGACCGTGCTCGGCAGCGGGCGGAGCAACGGCGCGGTGCTGGTGGCCACTGCCCTCGACAGCCCACCCGCGGGGGTCGAGGGCGAGGGTGCCTACCTCGCGGTCTCGGCCCGGACCCGCTACAACCGGATGGTGGTCCCGGCGATGGGGCTGGCAGGAGCGGTGCGCCGCGACGGCGAGCCCGTGTTCGACGGCGAACTCGTCCGGACGCTCGACCCCGACCTGGGCTATCACTACGGCGCCGTGGTCGACGGGGTCGAGTCGGGCGACGAGCTGACGCTGACACCGACGACCCAGCCCCAGACCGCCCGCCACGAGGGGTACGAGACGGCCTTCGGCGGGCTACAGGGCGGGATGGAGCCGGTGACGCTGTCGGCCTGA